Proteins encoded within one genomic window of Brassica rapa cultivar Chiifu-401-42 chromosome A09, CAAS_Brap_v3.01, whole genome shotgun sequence:
- the LOC103841560 gene encoding uncharacterized protein LOC103841560 isoform X2 — MADKKDLDPNHPADGTFLCPVKKRAIAERSLTGFGRAHEPEFKKQRLEQLQRKAYHSVLLASKSESSGTSHKSHIIQKLMNEWNIDQETHISVAHKIDNSDKNATWMIPNSLPNPESLVGKRVHARSPDDEDDDSPTNKKIKLHKQAYDHVLHAFNAESPALSHVKTALSIIFFLFLQCCVLICLVFFFQSRTLIMQHLLDECNNKAHINKIVEPRSRLLPEGLHFRPTDVEMAIFLKQKALGQPIEACIIPEERHDIFSIPPRDLPGYPEETHWYYYCWKSTGQQDPRSLWTRFREDTAVFDEEENCVAVKRRFTLVEREEECNDVFLPDEEEPPVEEWFIKEISLPPSVADSEFVLCHVVLKKREKKKEEEEEYYDEEEEEED; from the exons ATGGCGGACAAGAAAGACTTAGACCCAAATCATCCCGCGG ATGGAACGTTTCTGTGCCCAGTAAAGAAGAGAGCAATAGCTGAAAGATCACTTACTGGGTTTGGTAGAGCACACGAGCCCGAGTTCAAGAAACAGAGACTCGAACAGCTCCAGAGGAAAGCTTATCACTCTGTTCTCCTTGCTTCCAAATCAGAATCCTCGGGAACATCACAC AAGTCTCATATCATACAAAAGCTGATGAACGAGTGGAACATCGATCAAGAAACTCACATCTCTGTTGCGCATAAGATTGATAACTCT GATAAGAATGCAACTTGGATGATTCCAAACTCTCTTCCTAATCCAGAGTCTCTTGTTGGTAAACGTGTCCATGCAAGATCCcctgatgatgaagatgatgattcaCCAACGAACAAGAAGATCAAACTCCATAAACAGGCTTACGACCATGTTCTCCACGCCTTCAACGCAGAATCTCCAGCACTATCACACGTAAAAACAGCTCTTTCTatcatcttctttcttttcttacaATGTTGTGTGCTCATAtgtcttgtcttcttctttcagTCAAGGACTTTGATCATGCAACACCTCCTTGACGAATGCAACAACAAAGCTCATATCAATAAGAT aGTGGAGCCAAGATCCAGACTCTTACCCGAAGGCTTACATTTTCGTCCAACAGATGTTGAGATGGCAATCTTTTTGAAGCAAAAAGCTCTAGGACAGCCAATAGAAGCCTGCATCATACCTGAAGAACGTCACGATATCTTCTCAATACCACCTCGTGATTTGCCTG GCTATCCAGAAGAAACACATTGGTATTACTATTGCTGGAAATCTACGGGACAACAAGACCCTCGAAGTCTCTGGACACGGTTCCGTGAAGATACTGCTGTCTTCGATGAAGAGGAGAACTGTGTCGCTGTCAAACGTAGGTTTACTCTCGTTGAGCGGGAAGAAGAATGTAATGACGTTTTCTTGCCTGACGAAGAAGAGCCTCCAGTGGAAGAATGGTTCATAAAAGAGATTAGTCTACCACCAAGTGTTGCAGATAGTGAGTTTGTTTTGTGCCATGTCGTTCTCAAGAaaagggagaagaagaaagaagaagaagaagaatactacgacgaagaagaagaagaagaggattaA
- the LOC103841562 gene encoding phosphatidylinositol 4-kinase gamma 8 has translation MNCMALALDPLTDRFTHYNRSSQRCRLQSLTNLDFNFLDFNTKPTTLTSSHSFNHRSVSTPCFSISSTNQYAAPEIEILCGGRRVSTIRALVAEVTIALVSGAHPLLLPSGLGGAYLLQTGHGHSIAVAKPVDEEPLAFNNPKGSGGGLKLGQPGLKRSIRVGESGIREVAAYLLDHQGFSSVPPTALVRISHVPFHRNDDGEAVASLQRYVGHDFDAGELGPGSFAVGSVHRIGILDVRVLNLDRHAGNMLVKKIHDQDDESCCYNGVGAAELVPIDHGLCLPECLDDPYFEWLNWPQASVPFTDAELQYISNLDPIKDAELLRTELGSIQEASIRVLVVCTMFLKQAAASGLCLAEIGEKMTRDICRGEESSSLLEILCTKAKASVVGGSYQGEEEDGDDDYSSEWDEVEAELECCIFNFDEEFEELTEEMSQVSKPPLFPRAPSFSANLSALMMCSWIGTHDRSLVRSKSHPVCVNHDDTEGVYFGDMSEDEWEMFLQMFQMLLPEALEGSTSKGPKPRFGSSCKF, from the coding sequence ATGAACTGTATGGCCTTGGCTCTCGATCCACTAACCGACCGGTTCACACATTATAACCGATCTTCACAAAGATGCAGACTCCAATCTCTAACCAACCTCGACTTCAACTTTCTAGACTTCAACACCAAACCAACCACTCTCACCTCCTCACACTCCTTCAACCACAGAAGCGTCTCCACTCCATGCTTCTCCATCTCCTCCACAAATCAATACGCTGCTCCAGAGATAGAGATCCTCTGTGGTGGTCGAAGAGTCTCCACCATACGTGCCCTTGTAGCTGAAGTAACCATAGCTTTGGTCTCAGGAGCTCATCCTCTGCTCTTACCAAGTGGCTTAGGTGGTGCTTATCTTTTGCAAACCGGACACGGTCACAGCATTGCTGTTGCAAAGCCTGTTGATGAAGAGCCTTTAGCTTTCAACAACCCCAAAGGTTCTGGTGGCGGTTTAAAGCTCGGACAACCCGGTTTGAAACGGTCTATCCGGGTGGGTGAATCCGGTATCCGTGAAGTGGCTGCTTACCTCTTAGACCACCAAGGCTTCTCCAGCGTCCCACCAACCGCATTGGTCAGAATCTCACACGTTCCCTTCCATAGAAATGATGATGGTGAAGCTGTAGCCTCTTTGCAACGGTATGTAGGTCATGATTTTGATGCAGGAGAGCTTGGACCAGGGAGCTTCGCCGTTGGTTCGGTCCATAGGATTGGGATACTTGATGTGAGAGTCTTGAACCTAGACAGACATGCTGGTAACATGTTGGTGAAGAAGATACACGACCAAGATGATGAGAGTTGTTGTTATAATGGAGTTGGAGCTGCTGAGCTTGTGCCTATAGACCATGGTCTTTGCCTACCTGAATGTCTTGATGATCCTTACTTCGAATGGCTTAACTGGCCTCAAGCTTCTGTTCCGTTCACTGATGCTGAGCTTCAGTATATATCGAATCTTGATCCTATCAAAGACGCAGAGCTTTTGAGAACCGAGCTAGGGTCTATACAAGAAGCTTCTATAAGAGTCCTCGTTGTTTGTACTATGTTCTTGAAACAAGCAGCTGCTTCAGGGCTGTGTCTTGCAGAGATAGGTGAGAAGATGACTAGAGACATCTGCAGAGGTGAAGAGAGTTCTAGTCTGTTGGAGATTCTCTGCACTAAGGCAAAAGCAAGTGTGGTTGGTGGAAGTTatcaaggagaagaagaagatggtgatgatgattatAGTAGTGAATGGGATGAAGTAGAGGCTGAGTTAGAGTGTTGTATTTTCAACTTTGATGAAGAATTTGAAGAGCTTACAGAAGAGATGAGTCAGGTGTCTAAACCTCCTTTGTTTCCAAGGGCTCCATCTTTCTCAGCCAATCTATCTGCTCTCATGATGTGTTCTTGGATTGGGACTCATGATAGGAGCCTAGTGAGGAGCAAGAGCCACCCGGTTTGTGTGAATCATGATGACACTGAAGGTGTTTATTTTGGAGACATGAGTGAAGATGAGTGGGAGATGTTCCTGCAGATGTTCCAGATGCTTTTGCCAGAAGCGCTTGAAGGGTCAACAAGTAAGGGACCAAAGCCAAGATTTGGTTCTTCCTGCAAATTCTAA
- the LOC103841560 gene encoding uncharacterized protein LOC103841560 isoform X1, with amino-acid sequence MADKKDLDPNHPAEDGTFLCPVKKRAIAERSLTGFGRAHEPEFKKQRLEQLQRKAYHSVLLASKSESSGTSHKSHIIQKLMNEWNIDQETHISVAHKIDNSDKNATWMIPNSLPNPESLVGKRVHARSPDDEDDDSPTNKKIKLHKQAYDHVLHAFNAESPALSHVKTALSIIFFLFLQCCVLICLVFFFQSRTLIMQHLLDECNNKAHINKIVEPRSRLLPEGLHFRPTDVEMAIFLKQKALGQPIEACIIPEERHDIFSIPPRDLPGYPEETHWYYYCWKSTGQQDPRSLWTRFREDTAVFDEEENCVAVKRRFTLVEREEECNDVFLPDEEEPPVEEWFIKEISLPPSVADSEFVLCHVVLKKREKKKEEEEEYYDEEEEEED; translated from the exons ATGGCGGACAAGAAAGACTTAGACCCAAATCATCCCGCGG AAGATGGAACGTTTCTGTGCCCAGTAAAGAAGAGAGCAATAGCTGAAAGATCACTTACTGGGTTTGGTAGAGCACACGAGCCCGAGTTCAAGAAACAGAGACTCGAACAGCTCCAGAGGAAAGCTTATCACTCTGTTCTCCTTGCTTCCAAATCAGAATCCTCGGGAACATCACAC AAGTCTCATATCATACAAAAGCTGATGAACGAGTGGAACATCGATCAAGAAACTCACATCTCTGTTGCGCATAAGATTGATAACTCT GATAAGAATGCAACTTGGATGATTCCAAACTCTCTTCCTAATCCAGAGTCTCTTGTTGGTAAACGTGTCCATGCAAGATCCcctgatgatgaagatgatgattcaCCAACGAACAAGAAGATCAAACTCCATAAACAGGCTTACGACCATGTTCTCCACGCCTTCAACGCAGAATCTCCAGCACTATCACACGTAAAAACAGCTCTTTCTatcatcttctttcttttcttacaATGTTGTGTGCTCATAtgtcttgtcttcttctttcagTCAAGGACTTTGATCATGCAACACCTCCTTGACGAATGCAACAACAAAGCTCATATCAATAAGAT aGTGGAGCCAAGATCCAGACTCTTACCCGAAGGCTTACATTTTCGTCCAACAGATGTTGAGATGGCAATCTTTTTGAAGCAAAAAGCTCTAGGACAGCCAATAGAAGCCTGCATCATACCTGAAGAACGTCACGATATCTTCTCAATACCACCTCGTGATTTGCCTG GCTATCCAGAAGAAACACATTGGTATTACTATTGCTGGAAATCTACGGGACAACAAGACCCTCGAAGTCTCTGGACACGGTTCCGTGAAGATACTGCTGTCTTCGATGAAGAGGAGAACTGTGTCGCTGTCAAACGTAGGTTTACTCTCGTTGAGCGGGAAGAAGAATGTAATGACGTTTTCTTGCCTGACGAAGAAGAGCCTCCAGTGGAAGAATGGTTCATAAAAGAGATTAGTCTACCACCAAGTGTTGCAGATAGTGAGTTTGTTTTGTGCCATGTCGTTCTCAAGAaaagggagaagaagaaagaagaagaagaagaatactacgacgaagaagaagaagaagaggattaA
- the LOC103841563 gene encoding probable LRR receptor-like serine/threonine-protein kinase At3g47570, whose translation MRNMKLFLFLYLSALMSLESFGNSHESDKQALLKFKSQVSEEKQVLLSSWNNSSPPCRWTGVTCGRKHKRVTGLDLGGFKMGGMISPFIGNLSFLISLNLTDNSLGGTIPQELGKLFRLEHLDISFNFLGGGIPPSLFNNSRLLEIDLYSNHLGQGFPSELGSLSKLVYLDLGQNNLKGKLPVSLGNLTSLRGLSFGENKLEGEIPDVIARLTQMEIFLFDTNHLSGVFPPVIYNLSSLQYLTMGGNYFSGNLRPDFGNLLPNLRDLSMGDNFLTGAIPSALANISTLQYLAMEINSLTGRIPPSFAKIPYLQELYFNENSLGNFSAGDVEFLIDLTNCTQLQSLDVSWNRLGGDLPASIVNLSMNLIVFDIENNSISGSIPNDIGNLIGLQEFWLSENLLEGPIPASFGKLSGLMALSVHTNRMSGEIPYSLGNITRLETLFLSNNNFARIIPPSLGKCRYLLRLHINNNKLNGIIPQEIMQIPTLVSLNMSNNLLTGSLPEDVGRLENLGELYVAHNKLSGNLPKTLGKCLSMEKLDLQGNSFDGVIPDISGLVGIKAADFSSNNLSGRIPEYLANFSLLEYLNLSFNNFEGNVPTEGKFKNATVVSLFGNQNLCGGVLELRLKPCFTQPPRNSRKQLVIGLSIGISLLLLLFIASVSVCWLKSRKKKNVNEATPSTLGVFHEMISYGDLRNATDGFSSSNLIGSGSFGTVFKAFLPAENKVVAVKVLNMQRRGAMRSFMAECESLKHIRHRNLVKLLTACLGTDFQGNEFKALIYEYMPNGSLDMWMHQEEFEEIFRPSRTLTLLERLNIAIEVASVLEYLHLSCHESIAHCDLKPSNVLLDDDLTAHVSDFGLARILLKYDEEGFINQLSSAGIRGSIGYAAPEYAMGGDISVHGDAYSFGILILEMFSGKRPTDEMFGGDFTLRSGIRSALPEQVLDVADELVLQDGLRIGFPVADCLTQVLQVGLRCSEESPANRLGMREVVKELISIKERFFRARRRARR comes from the exons ATGAGAAACATGAAACTCTTTCTTTTCCTTTATCTGAGTGCTCTCATGTCACTTGAATCATTCGGGAATAGCCATGAAAGTGATAAGCAAGCACTACTCAAGTTCAAGTCTCAAGTTTCTGAGGAGAAACAAGTTTTGCTGTCTTCATGGAACAACTCATCTCCTCCCTGCAGATGGACAGGGGTTACGTGTGGCCGCAAACACAAGAGAGTTACTGGTCTGGACCTCGGAGGATTCAAAATGGGTGGAATGATATCACCCTTTATTGGTAATCTTTCGTTTCTCATATCACTTAATCTCACTGATAACTCTTTAGGTGGAACCATCCCTCAAGAGCTGGGAAAGTTGTTTAGACTTGAGCACTTGGATATAAGCTTCAATTTTCTGGGAGGAGGGATTCCACCAAGTCTCTTCAACAATTCTAGATTGTTGGAGATTGATTTATATTCAAATCATCTTGGACAAGGTTTTCCTTCAGAACTAGGATCATTGAGTAAGCTTGTTTATTTAGACCTTGGTCAAAACAACCTGAAAGGAAAACTCCCTGTATCTCTAGGAAACTTGACATCCCTCAGAGGACTTTCCTTTGGTGAAAATAAGCTGGAAGGAGAAATTCCTGATGTCATAGCTAGATTGACTCAAatggaaatttttttatttgatacaaACCATTTATCTGGTGTTTTTCCTCCTGTAATCTACAATTTGTCCTCACTTCAGTATTTGACCATGGGTGGTAATTATTTCTCTGGGAACCTGAGGCCTGATTTTGGTAACTTATTACCAAACCTTCGAGATTTGTCTATGGGAGATAATTTTCTCACAGGAGCCATTCCATCAGCACTTGCAAATATTTCAACACTTCAATATTTGGCCATGGAGATTAACAGTCTGACAGGAAGAATTCCTCCGAGCTTTGCAAAAATACCATATCTGCAAGaactatattttaatgaaaattctCTGGGAAATTTTTCAGCTGGAGATGTTGAATTTCTTATTGATTTGACCAACTGTACCCAACTGCAAAGCTTAGATGTGTCATGGAATAGGCTTGGGGGTGACTTGCCTGCCTCCATTGTCAATCTGTCGATGAACCTCATCGTATTTGACATTGAAAACAATTCCATATCTGGAAGCATTCCTAATGACATTGGGAATCTCATAGGCCTACAAGAATTTTGGTTGTCCGAAAATCTATTGGAAGGACCAATCCCAGCCTCTTTTGGGAAACTTTCAGGATTAATGGCATTAAGTGTCCACACAAATAGGATGTCAGGAGAGATACCATATTCTTTAGGCAACATCACTCGGTTAGAAACACTCTTTTTATCCAACAATAATTTTGCAAGAATCATTCCTCCAAGTCTTGGTAAGTGTAGATATTTGCTACGTTTACATATCAACAATAATAAGTTGAATGGTATTATACCTCAGGAGATTATGCAAATTCCAACCCTTGTTTCCCTAAACATGTCAAATAATTTATTGACTGGTTCTCTACCAGAAGATGTTGGACGACTTGAAAATCTTGGTGAGTTATATGTTGCTCACAATAAGCTTTCAGGGAATCTCCCAAAGACGTTGGGAAAGTGTCTCTCGATGGAAAAACTTGATCTGCAAGGAAATTCTTTTGATGGAGTCATTCCAGATATAAGTGGGTTGGTTGGTATTAAGGCGGCTGATTTCTCAAGCAACAATCTCTCTGGAAGAATTCCTGAATATCTCGCAAATTTTAGCTTGTTGGAGTATCTCAATCTATCCTTTAACAACTTTGAAGGAAATGTGCCAACAGAAGGAAAGTTCAAAAATGCTACTGTAGTCTCGTTATTTGGAAACCAAAACCTTTGTGGAGGCGTCTTGGAACTGCGACTCAAGCCATGTTTTACGCAACCACCAAGAAATTCAAGAAAGCAACTTGTGATTGGGCTAAGCATAGGCATATCTTTGCTTTTGCTTTTGTTCATAGCTTCAGTTTCTGTTTGTTGGTTAAAAAgcagaaagaagaaaaatgtcAATGAAGCAACTCCTTCCACCTTGGGAGTTTTTCATGAAATGATAAGTTATGGAGATCTCCGAAATGCGACAGATGGTTTCTCTTCGAGTAATTTGATCGGGTCAGGAAGCTTTGGTACCGTGTTTAAAGCCTTTCTGCCGGCTGAGAACAAGGTTGTTGCAGTGAAAGTTCTAAACATGCAAAGACGTGGGGCAATGAGGAGCTTTATGGCAGAATGTGAATCCTTGAAACACATTAGACATCGTAATCTTGTGAAACTGTTGACAGCTTGTTTGGGTACTGATTTCCAAGGAAATGAATTCAAAGCTCTAATCTATGAGTATATGCCAAATGGAAGTTTGGATATGTGGATGCACCAAGAGGAATTTGAAGAGATTTTTAGACCCTCAAGAACGTTGACACTTTTGGAAAGGCTTAACATAGCAATAGAAGTGGCTTCTGTTTTGGAGTATCTTCATCTTAGTTGCCATGAATCTATTGCTCACTGTGATCTTAAACCAAGCAATGTTCTTCTAGACGATGATCTAACTGCCCATGTTAGCGACTTTGGTCTTGCTCGGATTCTCCTCAAGTACGACGAGGAAGGCTTTATTAACCAACTTAGCTCGGCTGGAATCAGAGGAAGTATTGGCTATGCGGCACCAG AATATGCAATGGGAGGAGATATATCAGTACATGGTGATGCATATAGCTTTGGGATTCTCATTCTTGAAATGTTCAGTGGAAAACGACCAACCGATGAGATGTTCGGAGGAGACTTTACCCTCCGTAGTGGCATCAGGTCTGCATTGCCAGAGCAAGTTTTGGATGTGGCAGATGAATTGGTTCTTCAAGACGGCCTTAGAATTGGCTTCCCTGTTGCTGATTGCTTGACACAGGTTTTACAAGTGGGACTTAGGTGTTCTGAAGAGTCTCCAGCAAACCGCTTGGGAATGCGTGAGGTTGTAAAAGAATTAATCTCAATCAAGGAGAGGTTCTTCAGAGCCAGAAGAAGAGCTAGACGTTGA
- the LOC103841561 gene encoding uncharacterized protein LOC103841561 codes for MGKNSDEEHNLPPRSDGGAADTARNSQGGNRCSSARISRCFSLRCVLILAFSAAVFLSALFWLPPFLGLSDPRDLDLDPRFKDHRIVASFDVEKPVSFLEDNLLQLENDITDEISVPMIKVVVLAFERLENLNRTMVVFAIDPEKKSSKIPSEIESLIKAAFQTLVEKELSFRLTESLFGQPFLFEVLKFPGGITVIPSHPVFPLQKAQLLFNFTLNFSIYQIQSNFEELTSQLKKGINLAPYENLYITLSNSRGSTVAPPTIVHSSVLLTFGISSRLKQLSQTITSSHSKNLGLNHTVFGKVKQVRLSSILPRSPVQSLPPSPSPQPETHQHYYHHHHHRHHHHHHELAPEPLPAAKSFAPASAPTKHLHLHRRSPPPCPYEQRRPKGNNALNHHTAAPTPAPHRSKQHAPAPNRSKQHAPAPNRSKQHAPNPTPASHHHAIPVSSPLPHVVFAHIPPPARNTPESGPTGEKTPAPSLTPSSASMGPTFEKASTKLLVIVAVVIICL; via the exons ATGGGGAAGAATAGCGACGAGGAGCACAATCTCCCTCCCAGGAGCGACGGAGGAGCCGCCGATACAGCTAGGAATAGCCAAGGAGGAAACAGATGCTCCTCTGCTCGGATCTCTAGATGCTTTAGTCTCAGATGCGTTTTGATTCTCGCCTTCTCCGCCGCTGTGTTTCTCTCCGCCTTGTTTTGGCTGCCTCCGTTCCTCGGATTGTCAGATCCTCGGGATCTAGATCTCGATCCAAGGTTTAAAG aTCACAGGATAGTGGCGAGTTTTGATGTTGAGAAGCCAGTTTCGTTCCTGGAAGACAATTTGTTGCAGCTTGAGAATGATATCACCGATGAAATAAgcgttcccatgatcaaa GTTGTGGTATTAGCGTTTGAACGATTGGAAAATCTGAACAGAACAATGGTTGTTTTTGCAATCGACCCCGAGAAGAAGAGTTCCAAGATACCTTCCGAAATCGAGAGTCTGATCAAGGCAGCTTTTCAAACCCTGGTCGAGAAGGAGTTGTCTTTCCGCTTGACTGAGTCTTTATTCGGGCAACCTTTCCTTTTTGAAGTGCTGAAATTCCCGGGAGGAATCACTGTGATCCCTTCCCATCCTGTATTCCCTTTGCAGAAAGCGCAGCTTCTCTTCAACTTCACGTTAAACTTTTCGATTTACCAGATTCAGTCTAACTTCGAGGAACTCACTAGCCAGCTAAAGAAGGGTATAAATCTGGCTCCCTATGAG AACTTGTACATAACCTTATCAAATTCCAGAGGCTCAACGGTGGCACCTCCTACTATAGTTCATTCTTCTGTTCTGCTCACATTCGGTATCTCATCAAGGTTGAAGCAGCTTTCTCAAACTATCACTAGCTCCCATTCGAAAAACCTTGGCCTAAACCACACCGTATTTGGTAAAGTTAAGCAAGTTCGTCTTTCCTCAATCTTGCCACGTTCACCTGTCCAATCATTACCCCCTTCGCCTTCCCCTCAACCTGAAACCCACCAACACTACtaccatcatcatcaccatcgtCATCACCACCATCATCATGAACTTGCTCCAGAACCTTTACCTGCAGCTAAGAGCTTTGCACCTGCATCTGCGCCAACCAAACACTTACATTTACACCGGAGAAGCCCACCTCCTTGCCCTTACGAGCAGAGGAGACCAAAAGGAAACAATGCTCTGAACCATCACACTGCAGCACCAACGCCTGCACCACACCGGTCTAAGCAACACGCACCAGCACCAAATCGGTCTAAGCAACACGCACCAGCACCGAACCGGTCTAAGCAACACGCACCAAACCCTACCCCGGCAAGTCATCATCATGCTATTCCAGTATCTAGTCCACTTCCCCACGTCGTATTTGCTCATATCCCACCTCCAGCGAGGAACACTCCAGAATCAGGACCAACCGGTGAAAAAACTCCGGCACCTTCTCTCACTCCAT CTTCAGCGAGCATGGGTCCAACCTTCGAAAAGGCATCAACGAAGCTGCTTGTAATAGTAGCCGTTGTAATCATATGTctgtaa
- the LOC103841560 gene encoding uncharacterized protein LOC103841560 isoform X3: protein MADKKDLDPNHPAEDGTFLCPVKKRAIAERSLTGFGRAHEPEFKKQRLEQLQRKAYHSVLLASKSESSGTSHKSHIIQKLMNEWNIDQETHISVAHKIDNSDKNATWMIPNSLPNPESLVGKRVHARSPDDEDDDSPTNKKIKLHKQAYDHVLHAFNAESPALSHSRTLIMQHLLDECNNKAHINKIVEPRSRLLPEGLHFRPTDVEMAIFLKQKALGQPIEACIIPEERHDIFSIPPRDLPGYPEETHWYYYCWKSTGQQDPRSLWTRFREDTAVFDEEENCVAVKRRFTLVEREEECNDVFLPDEEEPPVEEWFIKEISLPPSVADSEFVLCHVVLKKREKKKEEEEEYYDEEEEEED from the exons ATGGCGGACAAGAAAGACTTAGACCCAAATCATCCCGCGG AAGATGGAACGTTTCTGTGCCCAGTAAAGAAGAGAGCAATAGCTGAAAGATCACTTACTGGGTTTGGTAGAGCACACGAGCCCGAGTTCAAGAAACAGAGACTCGAACAGCTCCAGAGGAAAGCTTATCACTCTGTTCTCCTTGCTTCCAAATCAGAATCCTCGGGAACATCACAC AAGTCTCATATCATACAAAAGCTGATGAACGAGTGGAACATCGATCAAGAAACTCACATCTCTGTTGCGCATAAGATTGATAACTCT GATAAGAATGCAACTTGGATGATTCCAAACTCTCTTCCTAATCCAGAGTCTCTTGTTGGTAAACGTGTCCATGCAAGATCCcctgatgatgaagatgatgattcaCCAACGAACAAGAAGATCAAACTCCATAAACAGGCTTACGACCATGTTCTCCACGCCTTCAACGCAGAATCTCCAGCACTATCACAC TCAAGGACTTTGATCATGCAACACCTCCTTGACGAATGCAACAACAAAGCTCATATCAATAAGAT aGTGGAGCCAAGATCCAGACTCTTACCCGAAGGCTTACATTTTCGTCCAACAGATGTTGAGATGGCAATCTTTTTGAAGCAAAAAGCTCTAGGACAGCCAATAGAAGCCTGCATCATACCTGAAGAACGTCACGATATCTTCTCAATACCACCTCGTGATTTGCCTG GCTATCCAGAAGAAACACATTGGTATTACTATTGCTGGAAATCTACGGGACAACAAGACCCTCGAAGTCTCTGGACACGGTTCCGTGAAGATACTGCTGTCTTCGATGAAGAGGAGAACTGTGTCGCTGTCAAACGTAGGTTTACTCTCGTTGAGCGGGAAGAAGAATGTAATGACGTTTTCTTGCCTGACGAAGAAGAGCCTCCAGTGGAAGAATGGTTCATAAAAGAGATTAGTCTACCACCAAGTGTTGCAGATAGTGAGTTTGTTTTGTGCCATGTCGTTCTCAAGAaaagggagaagaagaaagaagaagaagaagaatactacgacgaagaagaagaagaagaggattaA